From a region of the Odoribacter splanchnicus DSM 20712 genome:
- a CDS encoding tetratricopeptide repeat protein, whose product MKHVVKNIVFVFIFVFIILLVGCNSTVSRNQELISAEQLMEERPDSSLIILQGIDTMSLKSSADKALYSVLYVQALDKNYIDTQDISQIQRAVDFYKDLDDEYHKMLSYYYLARIQENTKEYSKAIINLLKAEVSAKKINNYFYLGLICRSFSDIYNNAYNSVESLNYAQKAYEYFQLSGYTNYADWGLWDIGKAFHNSTDYNSSIEIGQKVVNIASVKQDTLLLSDGLRLLATSYVAKKDYTLAQVYYNRIRELDNNLLTIDDYRNIGVSYFGTGDIDSAKFYMDMLMSIDTTQKWLSYQWNKHIGNYKEALNALESENANNNKILHDVINQNVTEAVSIYRNHEILAREKDLIHTKRTKNTYIIVFATIAILITIIVTQRSRSQKKEIENNMLLASNLRNMLQIKESEAQEMQDVINSTMEHHKAENEAMQNAISNLFEQRFATIDRLSSTYYEYQGTVNEKHKIYTNVMELVSGLGSDQKTLKELESFVNTYRDNLMSRFRETFPEIKESDCILYLYSVAGFSARAISIFINEKLEVVYNRKSRLKQKISRSSSIEKEKFMSYM is encoded by the coding sequence ATGAAACACGTAGTTAAGAATATAGTCTTTGTTTTTATATTTGTCTTCATCATTTTATTGGTAGGGTGCAATTCTACGGTATCAAGAAATCAAGAATTGATTTCTGCAGAGCAACTTATGGAGGAGAGACCAGATTCTTCGCTGATTATACTACAAGGCATAGACACAATGTCCCTTAAGTCCTCTGCAGACAAGGCTCTCTACTCTGTGTTATATGTTCAAGCGCTAGACAAAAACTACATTGACACTCAGGATATATCTCAAATTCAACGCGCTGTTGATTTTTATAAAGACCTGGATGATGAGTACCATAAGATGTTATCATATTATTACCTGGCTCGCATACAAGAAAATACTAAAGAGTACTCTAAAGCTATTATAAATCTTCTTAAAGCCGAAGTATCTGCTAAGAAAATCAATAATTATTTTTACTTAGGACTTATATGCCGCTCTTTTTCTGACATCTACAATAACGCATACAATAGTGTAGAAAGTCTAAATTATGCTCAAAAAGCATATGAATATTTTCAATTGTCTGGATATACAAATTATGCAGATTGGGGACTTTGGGATATTGGTAAGGCATTTCATAATAGTACGGATTACAATAGTAGTATTGAGATTGGACAGAAAGTGGTAAATATAGCTTCAGTTAAACAAGATACACTTTTATTAAGCGATGGGCTAAGACTATTAGCAACGTCTTATGTTGCGAAAAAAGATTATACTTTAGCTCAAGTATATTATAATAGAATTAGAGAACTTGATAATAATCTACTTACAATAGATGACTATCGCAATATAGGAGTGTCTTATTTTGGAACAGGAGATATAGATAGTGCCAAATTCTATATGGATATGTTGATGTCTATTGATACTACTCAAAAATGGTTATCTTATCAATGGAATAAGCATATTGGGAATTACAAAGAAGCTCTCAATGCTCTTGAAAGTGAAAATGCAAATAATAATAAAATATTACACGATGTTATTAATCAGAATGTAACAGAAGCTGTATCAATTTATAGAAACCATGAAATATTAGCCAGAGAAAAAGACTTAATCCATACAAAACGGACTAAGAACACATATATTATCGTTTTTGCGACAATAGCTATTTTGATTACTATTATTGTGACTCAGCGTAGCCGTTCTCAAAAAAAAGAGATTGAGAACAATATGCTACTAGCATCTAATCTTCGCAATATGTTGCAGATTAAGGAAAGCGAGGCGCAAGAAATGCAAGATGTGATAAATAGTACAATGGAACATCATAAAGCAGAGAATGAAGCGATGCAAAACGCAATTAGTAACTTATTTGAACAGCGTTTTGCAACTATTGATAGACTCAGTAGTACATATTACGAATATCAAGGAACGGTAAATGAAAAGCATAAAATATATACAAATGTCATGGAATTGGTTTCAGGATTAGGATCCGACCAAAAGACACTTAAAGAATTAGAAAGCTTCGTGAACACATATAGAGACAATCTAATGTCTCGCTTCAGAGAAACTTTTCCTGAAATTAAAGAGTCTGATTGCATATTATATTTATATTCAGTTGCAGGCTTTTCGGCACGAGCAATAAGTATCTTTATTAATGAGAAATTAGAGGTCGTATATAATAGAAAGTCGCGTCTTAAACAGAAAATTAGTCGTAGCTCTTCTATAGAAAAAGAAAAGTTTATGTCATATATGTAG
- a CDS encoding protein-disulfide reductase DsbD N-terminal domain-containing protein: MCKITENIPNGARNPAYLPEDFDRPMVFIAEAGDIVGTRIGVKTDWYCLCLDADAHHFNKEHPIFHGPFEVNISVELKPTPSEAFRFVRTDGQPLPDSLEMWRVQTKGYKTEEGFRPGMIARPWGFADSPDAEYISGGVSAKDIDAVAMGRHGNFFFWGFSASPENMTDEAQTVFANAVAYISKFAGQTPIARRYKSDIATREYAVQQKDFISYKRWQERMVVEKQYIEKTEEIKKVALAKQAKGEKLTSEEKAALRSTVKLQSYAEWLKSREPVLFEKFGDNEQAYKDYFDDNRDYFYGGDKVIYWMVDEDVKSWGIPNNDIRLLDKAIGCWERGEEVDKAKRVLTRYTLCRFATPQEWRDWYETNKDRIFFTESGGWFFMVNTRDLSVPGNDYRMRGQKIPGEDYRGEKRRVPETEAALNSDKNPVYMEMKTEEAENGNKWVVVKMNIHPGYHTYARVASTDPYMPTALQFTFPEGWGEAEKLLWPVSKKLNEAGTRYYEGEVVFRQEIKGKGKGEVHCTVEYQCCNDYICMPPGKVELNVRIE; encoded by the coding sequence TTGTGCAAAATTACAGAAAATATCCCAAATGGAGCCCGGAATCCTGCTTATTTGCCGGAGGATTTCGACCGTCCGATGGTATTTATCGCTGAAGCAGGCGATATCGTTGGGACACGGATCGGTGTAAAAACAGATTGGTATTGTTTGTGTCTGGATGCAGATGCGCATCATTTTAATAAAGAACATCCTATTTTTCACGGACCTTTTGAGGTGAATATTTCAGTGGAACTAAAACCGACTCCTTCGGAGGCATTCCGTTTTGTACGGACTGACGGGCAACCTTTGCCGGATTCGCTGGAAATGTGGCGGGTACAGACAAAAGGATATAAAACTGAAGAAGGTTTCCGCCCCGGAATGATCGCCAGACCCTGGGGATTTGCGGATTCGCCGGATGCCGAATACATCTCAGGGGGTGTCAGTGCTAAAGATATCGATGCCGTAGCGATGGGAAGGCATGGTAATTTCTTCTTTTGGGGATTTTCTGCCTCCCCGGAGAATATGACGGATGAAGCACAGACTGTTTTTGCCAATGCCGTGGCATATATTTCAAAATTCGCGGGCCAGACACCTATCGCCCGGAGATATAAAAGTGATATAGCCACCCGTGAATATGCCGTACAGCAGAAAGATTTTATTTCCTATAAAAGATGGCAGGAAAGAATGGTCGTGGAGAAACAGTATATAGAAAAAACGGAAGAAATCAAAAAAGTGGCTCTGGCGAAGCAGGCCAAAGGGGAGAAGCTGACAAGTGAAGAAAAAGCAGCTTTAAGGAGTACCGTAAAACTACAGAGTTATGCAGAATGGCTGAAATCCCGTGAACCTGTTTTGTTTGAAAAGTTCGGGGACAATGAACAGGCTTACAAGGATTATTTCGATGACAACCGGGATTATTTTTACGGTGGCGATAAAGTGATTTATTGGATGGTAGATGAAGATGTGAAAAGCTGGGGGATTCCCAATAATGATATCCGTTTGTTGGACAAGGCTATCGGTTGTTGGGAACGGGGAGAGGAAGTGGATAAGGCCAAACGGGTACTTACCCGTTATACGCTGTGTCGTTTCGCTACACCGCAGGAATGGCGCGATTGGTACGAAACCAATAAAGACCGGATATTTTTTACCGAATCCGGCGGTTGGTTTTTTATGGTAAATACGAGGGATTTGAGTGTGCCGGGAAATGATTATCGGATGAGGGGACAAAAGATTCCGGGTGAAGATTACCGGGGAGAGAAACGAAGAGTTCCGGAAACAGAAGCTGCCCTGAACAGTGATAAAAATCCGGTATATATGGAAATGAAAACCGAAGAGGCGGAAAACGGTAATAAGTGGGTCGTGGTAAAGATGAATATTCATCCGGGGTATCATACGTATGCCCGGGTGGCGTCTACAGATCCGTATATGCCGACTGCTTTGCAGTTTACTTTTCCGGAAGGATGGGGAGAAGCAGAAAAATTGCTGTGGCCTGTCAGTAAAAAGCTGAATGAGGCGGGAACCAGGTATTATGAAGGAGAAGTTGTTTTCCGTCAGGAAATCAAAGGAAAAGGCAAAGGAGAGGTTCACTGCACGGTGGAGTATCAATGTTGCAATGATTATATCTGCATGCCACCGGGAAAGGTGGAGCTAAATGTAAGGATCGAATAA
- a CDS encoding TIGR04149 family rSAM-modified RiPP, whose product MKTLKFSALAQNALNEREMNALAGGNVCGCACRSNSTMDNGTANHAGNLSSKGSMTEMVYFLDPVIVTP is encoded by the coding sequence ATGAAGACTTTAAAATTCAGTGCTCTTGCTCAGAATGCTTTGAATGAGCGAGAAATGAACGCCCTCGCAGGAGGTAATGTATGTGGTTGCGCATGCAGATCTAATTCAACAATGGATAATGGAACTGCAAACCATGCAGGAAACTTGAGTTCTAAGGGCTCAATGACAGAGATGGTATATTTCCTTGATCCGGTGATTGTTACTCCTTAA
- a CDS encoding GLPGLI family protein, whose protein sequence is MKYLLSVIAILWGINVYAQLSPAPQGLDNYKCIDTTRFEIHYSFKFKNHSSQKQYNEDRRVIQVGRSVIKDYSEIIYHYDSLATENFKKGLSTSNNPNITYPCEIYSYPLEKRRHEKYRMILNAGVLCYPSMWEDLNWTYSLDETMVLYNYTCNKATTKYAGREYTAWYTLDVPISYGPYKFFGLPGLIIKIEESTGMYIWEMYSLSVSATPIHIYQYEKEQKCTEESAARTIHRMMTTPMTFLSSAGSRVLVRQNDGSFGSPAKDEKGMPYEPIELR, encoded by the coding sequence ATGAAATATCTATTATCTGTCATAGCTATTCTTTGGGGTATTAATGTTTATGCCCAATTGTCTCCTGCTCCTCAAGGATTAGACAATTACAAATGTATTGATACTACACGTTTTGAAATCCATTATAGTTTTAAATTTAAAAACCATTCATCCCAGAAACAATATAATGAGGACCGAAGAGTTATTCAAGTTGGTAGAAGTGTTATCAAAGATTATAGTGAGATAATCTATCATTATGATTCTTTGGCAACAGAGAACTTTAAGAAAGGATTATCAACAAGCAACAATCCTAATATTACATACCCTTGTGAAATATACAGCTATCCTTTGGAGAAAAGACGACATGAAAAATATCGGATGATATTAAATGCCGGAGTATTATGTTATCCTTCTATGTGGGAAGATCTTAATTGGACATACTCATTGGACGAGACAATGGTGTTGTATAATTACACATGCAACAAAGCAACGACAAAATATGCTGGACGAGAATATACGGCCTGGTATACTCTGGATGTTCCTATTTCTTATGGCCCATATAAATTTTTTGGATTGCCAGGGCTCATCATTAAGATTGAAGAGTCTACAGGAATGTATATCTGGGAAATGTATAGTTTAAGCGTGTCAGCAACGCCTATACATATATATCAATATGAGAAAGAACAGAAATGTACCGAAGAGAGTGCAGCTCGTACAATTCACAGAATGATGACAACACCAATGACATTTCTAAGTTCAGCTGGATCAAGAGTGTTGGTCAGACAAAACGACGGTTCTTTTGGTTCTCCTGCAAAAGACGAAAAGGGAATGCCTTATGAACCTATAGAATTAAGATGA
- a CDS encoding radical SAM peptide maturase, with protein sequence MNYLNGNNIAEYLANTPQITFEITERCNLSCVYCGYGKLYSNKDMRKGRELPLDNAITLLQYLQNLWDAGYDTQGDSNIIISFYGGEPLLNMPFIYGVVDYIENNLSKYNKTFVFSMTTNAILLPRYMDYLVKKRFKILISLDGDENGSSLRVFPNGQPAFGKITDAVEQLKDKYPYYFESSVEFNAVLSNRTSVKDITEYIYTHYHKSPTISEINTDGINLDEIELFKSIFQDKWKSTMEMNKDLSELPFWNNPNFERVARYILMHSPYAYMDYNELLFNSQQERKELPTGTCLPFTKKIFVTVSGKIMPCEKISYKYQLGTIKDQKVNIDFEAIAQMYNSYYDRVRQTCRKCFNHKGCLCCIFNNGQLESHFARCSYFVTSIDNKSMQMEVNDFLRKYPEAYSYIMQQYEVIL encoded by the coding sequence ATGAATTACTTAAATGGCAATAATATAGCCGAATATTTGGCGAACACACCACAAATTACATTCGAAATCACAGAACGGTGTAATCTGTCGTGTGTTTATTGTGGTTATGGAAAGTTGTACTCTAACAAAGATATGAGAAAAGGCAGAGAATTGCCTTTGGACAATGCCATAACATTGTTGCAATATCTACAAAATTTGTGGGATGCTGGTTACGACACCCAAGGGGATAGTAACATTATAATTAGTTTTTATGGAGGCGAGCCACTTTTGAATATGCCATTTATTTATGGTGTGGTGGATTACATTGAGAATAATCTATCTAAATATAATAAGACCTTTGTATTCTCTATGACAACAAACGCTATATTGTTGCCACGTTATATGGATTATCTCGTTAAAAAAAGATTCAAGATTCTTATCAGTTTGGACGGAGATGAAAATGGGTCATCTTTAAGAGTGTTTCCTAATGGTCAACCTGCATTCGGCAAAATAACTGACGCTGTTGAACAATTAAAAGATAAATATCCATATTATTTTGAATCATCTGTTGAGTTTAATGCTGTCTTAAGTAATAGAACTTCGGTTAAAGATATTACTGAATATATATACACGCATTATCATAAATCTCCGACTATATCCGAAATAAATACAGATGGAATAAATTTAGATGAGATAGAACTCTTTAAGTCCATTTTTCAAGATAAATGGAAATCAACGATGGAAATGAATAAGGATCTGTCAGAATTGCCATTTTGGAATAACCCTAATTTTGAGAGAGTTGCCCGTTATATCTTAATGCATTCACCATATGCATATATGGACTATAATGAATTATTGTTTAACTCACAACAGGAAAGAAAAGAACTTCCTACTGGCACATGTCTTCCGTTTACCAAAAAGATATTTGTTACTGTTTCCGGCAAAATTATGCCTTGTGAGAAAATTAGTTATAAGTATCAGTTAGGCACAATTAAAGACCAAAAAGTAAATATAGACTTTGAGGCTATTGCCCAAATGTATAATTCATATTATGACAGAGTTCGACAGACTTGTCGGAAGTGCTTTAATCACAAAGGTTGTTTATGTTGTATATTTAATAATGGCCAATTGGAATCTCATTTTGCTCGATGTTCGTACTTTGTAACTTCTATCGACAATAAATCAATGCAAATGGAGGTAAATGACTTCCTAAGAAAATATCCAGAAGCGTACTCATATATAATGCAGCAATACGAAGTAATATTATGA
- a CDS encoding TonB-dependent receptor, with protein sequence MKKSLITLLIICLFVPTILLGQTNTHISGIIRNVSGNGVADVNVYVSRVEQKYSVFASCLSGTDGSFTLSFKAPVDSICINVSGLNITPTSVICDNKSQNRDIIVDEKAQEIDEVVVRAPKIYSKGDTISYYVASFQSKNDISIGQVLRRLPGITVSDAGQISYKGQPIKNFYIEGLDLMKGRYGIATNNIDPNSISTIEVLENHQDIKALKDLKPEERASINLKLKSGVKGVFNLIATLGGGYVDKLLWDNELITTYFQRNSQLLATYKGNNSGTDLESELRSHTDYDYSRTSTISDIAMPATPGINKRYYYFNQSHSATYNQVFRVGKNGELGINAAYLNDRDERSNQSVTTTLLPDGSKNVVDESFNGILHRNIANGNITYMQNTERNYIKEQLKFDWLSTDGYSNIYAGEDIIQENNVENYRLHNLFHLTSRTGSDKGVEFLSKINLEKKPHSLSVAPNLFPDVIMSEQMFQSAERRNISTENRLDFLSAIVWGNLQIHPTIFFDYSHNGLTSYLDTYKNDLRLTSINTGIGIIANYRIKRFYADLYVTGNYRYFNLNNKDTYIDTDKHRFVVEPHLTLKYDIDGTNELRFNSSLSHSNPAIENLYDQYILTSYRQLSVYENNELYQSQVQNYTLSYDYKNIVSMLFFGIDVSWTHNRPDVLYGSYYDGISERITSIKTNETMDVFSAKLRASKGFDWKRLKIGAECGYGYYDSPILLQNEIVRYNGNSLNAKLDISLTPFQWLSFSYNGSYSQSQTRMKTGEDMPLLRTISNNALLEFYFPYDITLGASASHYYNNLNNDDGSFLLGEANIKYTYKRWSFTLSCDNIFNKKSYVYSISNGLTENTSIYHIRPRSILLKIRCRIF encoded by the coding sequence ATGAAGAAGTCTTTGATAACCCTATTAATCATCTGTTTGTTTGTTCCAACGATTTTGTTGGGACAAACAAACACACATATTTCCGGAATAATAAGAAATGTATCAGGAAATGGTGTTGCAGATGTTAATGTCTATGTGTCACGAGTAGAGCAGAAATATAGTGTATTTGCCTCTTGCTTAAGTGGTACAGATGGTTCTTTTACATTATCGTTCAAGGCTCCTGTTGATAGCATATGTATTAATGTCTCAGGATTGAATATCACACCGACTAGCGTTATATGTGACAACAAGTCGCAGAATAGAGATATAATTGTCGATGAAAAGGCGCAAGAAATAGATGAAGTGGTAGTTCGTGCCCCTAAAATATATTCTAAAGGTGACACAATAAGCTATTATGTGGCATCATTCCAATCTAAGAATGACATCTCCATTGGCCAGGTTCTAAGACGCCTGCCGGGTATAACTGTATCAGATGCCGGACAGATCTCATACAAAGGACAACCTATCAAAAACTTCTATATCGAGGGTCTTGACCTTATGAAAGGACGATACGGTATTGCTACAAACAATATCGATCCAAACAGCATCAGTACGATCGAGGTTTTGGAAAACCATCAGGACATCAAGGCATTGAAAGACCTTAAACCGGAAGAGAGAGCATCAATAAACCTCAAACTCAAAAGCGGCGTAAAGGGTGTTTTCAATCTTATTGCTACTCTTGGAGGAGGATATGTAGATAAACTGCTTTGGGACAATGAACTTATAACTACATATTTTCAGAGAAACAGCCAATTGCTTGCCACATATAAGGGTAATAATTCTGGAACTGACCTTGAAAGTGAACTACGTTCACACACAGATTATGACTATTCCAGGACATCTACTATTTCAGATATTGCAATGCCTGCCACTCCAGGAATAAACAAAAGATACTATTATTTCAATCAATCACATTCTGCAACATACAACCAAGTATTTCGTGTAGGCAAGAATGGTGAACTTGGAATTAATGCAGCTTATCTAAATGATCGAGATGAACGCAGCAATCAATCTGTGACTACGACACTGCTTCCTGATGGGTCAAAGAATGTGGTTGACGAAAGCTTCAATGGTATTCTCCATAGAAATATTGCCAATGGTAATATTACCTATATGCAGAATACCGAGAGAAACTATATTAAGGAACAGTTGAAATTTGATTGGCTATCAACCGATGGCTATAGTAATATCTATGCTGGAGAAGATATTATACAGGAAAATAATGTTGAGAACTATCGACTGCATAACCTATTTCATTTGACCAGTAGAACAGGAAGCGACAAAGGTGTTGAGTTTCTGTCAAAGATTAATCTTGAAAAGAAACCACATAGTTTATCAGTCGCTCCCAATCTGTTTCCTGATGTAATTATGTCTGAACAAATGTTTCAGTCTGCTGAACGTAGAAATATATCAACTGAAAATCGGCTCGATTTCTTATCTGCAATAGTCTGGGGTAATCTCCAAATTCATCCTACTATATTCTTTGATTATTCACATAATGGATTGACAAGCTATTTGGATACATATAAAAATGATTTGCGTTTGACTTCCATCAATACTGGTATTGGTATTATTGCGAATTATAGGATAAAGAGATTCTATGCGGACTTATATGTTACTGGTAACTACAGATATTTCAATCTGAATAACAAAGATACTTATATTGACACGGACAAACACCGTTTTGTTGTAGAACCACATCTTACTTTGAAATATGATATAGATGGAACAAATGAACTTCGTTTTAACTCAAGTCTAAGTCACTCAAATCCTGCAATAGAGAACCTATACGATCAATATATCCTAACATCATATAGACAATTATCTGTGTATGAGAATAACGAACTATACCAGTCTCAGGTGCAGAATTACACATTGTCATATGATTACAAAAACATCGTTTCAATGCTGTTCTTTGGAATTGATGTGAGTTGGACTCATAATCGTCCAGATGTTCTATATGGTAGTTATTATGATGGAATATCGGAGAGAATTACCAGCATCAAAACCAATGAGACAATGGATGTCTTCTCTGCAAAGTTACGAGCAAGTAAAGGCTTTGACTGGAAGAGACTCAAAATTGGTGCAGAATGCGGTTATGGTTATTACGACAGTCCAATTCTGCTGCAGAATGAGATTGTTCGATATAATGGCAATTCACTAAATGCAAAGTTGGATATAAGTCTAACGCCATTCCAATGGCTATCGTTCAGTTATAATGGGTCATATTCTCAGTCTCAGACGCGAATGAAAACAGGTGAAGATATGCCTTTATTAAGAACTATAAGCAATAATGCGTTATTGGAGTTCTATTTCCCGTATGATATAACACTTGGTGCAAGTGCCTCGCATTATTATAACAATTTGAACAATGATGATGGATCATTCTTGCTTGGTGAAGCCAACATCAAATACACATATAAAAGATGGTCATTCACCCTCTCTTGTGACAACATCTTTAATAAGAAGAGTTATGTATATTCAATATCAAATGGTTTGACAGAGAATACTTCGATTTATCACATTCGACCTCGAAGTATCCTTTTGAAGATAAGGTGCAGAATATTCTAA